In Onthophagus taurus isolate NC chromosome 6, IU_Otau_3.0, whole genome shotgun sequence, a genomic segment contains:
- the LOC111416583 gene encoding divergent protein kinase domain 2A → MCHVISSIVLIIFLGIITSFVFRAYLMTSLSDLTDQSKCPYCYGKEFCKEVNDVSLDNGFFGKILNLFNAKNVYYGDLNNIDVVIKKLASNDELKHFDSALCSVFTNSEDCDLNLVTDNRNYEEIVLEILKYRNTTHSFQVCTPETGQDLFGDILKLRKNVDYNEYLTNVWTTLEINVEPLILQLLKSEDNWPFPKYYGSCGRIIVEEHRGKTLYEQDTLEWMDRAYLAVQLLYAAQNLTDNHSKYRFYLTDISSDNIAVDDNLQLTFVDLENLIIQKKFQSGLDEVHKSENIHDSDGFAFSTQDICQHERSDHNIYAICYLILSKQAPYPMSKYGLLVSPPRYILIHYPQLFDLIEECVTPKVKNRFYIAEEILYYLNEILRNSKISTS, encoded by the exons ATGTGTCATGTAATTTCATCTATTGTCTTAATAATATTCCTAGGAATTATAACCAGTTTTGTTTTCCGCGCCTACTTAATGACATCTCTTTCGGATTTAACAGATCAATCTAAATGTCCATACTGTTACGGAAAAGAATTTTGCAAAGAAGTAAACGATGTTTCTTTGGATAATGGGTTTTtcggtaaaatattaaatctcTTTAAcgcaaaaaatgtttattacgGTGATTTAAATAACATAGACGTTGTGATTAAAAAACTAGCTTCAAACGatgaattaaaacattttgataGTGCATTGTGTAGTGTTTTCACCAACTCGGAGGATTGCGATTTGAATCTCGTGACGGATAATCGAAATTACGAGGAAAttgttttggaaattttaaaatatcgtaaTACTACGCATTCGTTTCAAGTCTGTACTCCTGAAACCGGTCAAGATTTATTTGGcgatatattaaaattgaggAAAAACGTTGATTATAATGAATATTTGACAAATGTTTGGACTACATTAGAAATTAATGTTGAACCTTTAATACtgcaattattaaaatctgaGGATAATTGGCCTTTTCCTAAATATTATGGTTCTTGTGGACGTATCATTGTTGAAGAACATAGAGGAAAAACCTTGTATGAACAGGATACATTGGAATGGATGGATAGGGCTTATTTGGCAGTTCAGTTACTTTATGCAGCTCAAAATTTGACTGATAATCATtcaaaatatcgattttatttaactGATATTTCATCTGATAATATTGCGGTTGATGATAATTTACAGTTAACTTTTGTTGATTtggaaaatttgattattcaaaaaaagtttcaatcag GACTCGATGAAGTACATAAAAGTGAAAATATTCATGATAGTGACGGATTTGCATTTTCTACTCAAGATATATGTCAACATGAAAGAAGTGATCATAATATTTATGCAATATGTTAt ttAATCTTAAGTAAACAAGCTCCTTATCCAATGTCCAAATATGGGCTGTTAGTTTCTCCGCCAAGATACATCTTGATTCATTACCCGCAATTATTTGATTTGATTGAAGAATGTGTTACCCCAAaagttaaaaatcgtttctatATTGCTGAAGAAATTCtgtattatttaaatgaaattttaagaaactcaaaaataaGTACCAGTTAA